Within the Leptogranulimonas caecicola genome, the region CGCCTTTGGGAGCTGCAGCGCTGGCAGGCACCACCTACCCGCTGGACCGCTTCCAAACGGCCTCTGAGCTGGGCATGAGCGCGCCTATTCCCAACTCTATGGACGCAGTGGCAGACCGCGACTTTGCCGCAGATCTCATCTACGCCTGCTCCATGGCCCAGATGCACCTGTCGCGCCTCTGCGAGGAGCTGGTCGTCTGGTCTTCTGCCGAGTTTGGCTTCATCGAGATGGACGACGCCCACTCCACTGGCTCCTCCATCATGCCTCAAAAGAAAAACCCCGACTTTTGCGAGCTGGTGCGCGGCAAGACCGGCCGCGTCTATGGCGACCTCATGAGCCTGCTTACGGTGCTCAAAGGCCTGCCGCTCACCTACGACAAGGACCTTCAAGAGGACAAGGAGCCGCTCTTTGATGCTGTAGACACCGTGGCGGGATCGGTGGACGCCTGCTGCGGCATGATCGCCACCATGAAGGTGAAGCGCGACGCCATGGCTTCTGCCAGCCACGAGGGCTATATGGCCGCTACTGATCTAGCCGATTACCTGGTGGGGCAAGGCATGCCTTTCCGCGAGGCCCACGGGGTGGTGGGGCGCCTGGTGGCCGACTGCGTAGCGCAAGGCCTTACCCTCCAGCAGCTCACCTTAGACGAGCTGCGCAGCTATTCGCCCCTCTTCGACCAAGGGGCTCTGGAGGCAGTGAAGATCGACCAAGTGGTGGCCCAACGCACCACCTACGGAGGCACCGCTCCTGTCGCCGTGGAGCACCAGCTTCAAGAGATCCAGGAGGCGTTGGCCTCCCAGCGGCAGTCGCGCATCCAAGCCTCCTAACTGCTTCAACCTTTGGGGGCGCGGGTTTATCGGCAGCAAAAAGGGCTTCTTGGCAGGAATCGCTCCTTGCCGAGAAGCCCTTTGCTTTAGGGGTCGCGCGCGTGGGCGTAGACTCAAAGCCAGCGAAGTGCTGGGATGTTTAAGGGGTGGGTGCAGTTTGGCCTGCCTCGCCGCCACCTTGAGCGGCGCCGCCTGAGGTGTCGCCACCCTCTGTGCCACCTGTGCCCTCTGTGCCTTGGGACGGGGCAGGCGTTTGGGTCTCGGGCTGGGTTTGGGAGGCCTCGGGCTCGGTTTGGGTAGGTGCCTGCTCTTGTGGCTGCTGCTGTTGAGGGGTGCTCTGAGAGCGGCGGCTGGAGCTGCCCGAGCTCGAGGCGGTGCCGCGCGAGAACTCCCAAGAGCTGTTGGGTTTGTAGGCGGGCGCAGTTTCCTCGGTAAACTCTTGTCGAGGGGTGTCTCCCAAGTAGGCTTTCACAAAGTTGGCCCAGATGGGGCAGGAGCTGTTGGAGGGGTGGCCGTCGGACCCGTCAATGACCACGGTCTTGGAGGAGTCGGGATAGCCGGTCCATACCGCCACGGCGATCTGGGGCGTGTACCCGCAGAACCAGAGGTTGTCTGCGAGGTCTGTGGTGCCCGTCTTGCCGGCTATAGGCTGGTTGATGCCGTAGTTTTTGATGACGGAGGCAGTGGCGCCGGAGTTGGAGATGACGCCCTGGAGCACCTTGGTGGCAGCATAGACCACCGAGGGGTCCACCGCGGTGGTGGGGGAGTCCTTGTGCTCGTAGACCTTGTTGCCATTGCGATCCTCGATGCGGGTGATGGCCACCGCGTCGCGATGCTGGCCGTTGGCTGCGAGAGTCGCGTAGGCTTCTGCCATCTGCACCACGGGCACAGGGATGGTGCCCAGGGTAATGGAGTCGTAGGCAGGCAAGTCCTCGGTGACCCCCATGTCTTTGGCTGCCTGGGCGATCTTTTGGCCGCCGATGGCTTGGGCCACCTGCACATAGCCGGTGTTGGAGGAGAGCTCGGTGGCTCGAGCGAGCGAGATGTTGCCGTAGCTCACGCCGCCATAGTTTCTTACCTTCCAAGTGGAGGAAACGGTGAGGG harbors:
- the argH gene encoding argininosuccinate lyase, with translation MSQTETASNAAPLWGGRFSATPEGALELFGASLGFDQRLWPYDIAGSRAHAKMLGAQEILSAQDVDAILQGLDQVAAAIKAGELAFDPAQDEDVHMAVERELTARIGAAGGRLHTGRSRNDQSVTDLRLFAKDQAWALWEALGALAEACIARARQEMGVVMPGYTHLQPAQPVLFSHHLLAYGWMFLRDMERMAQAAAAADKSPLGAAALAGTTYPLDRFQTASELGMSAPIPNSMDAVADRDFAADLIYACSMAQMHLSRLCEELVVWSSAEFGFIEMDDAHSTGSSIMPQKKNPDFCELVRGKTGRVYGDLMSLLTVLKGLPLTYDKDLQEDKEPLFDAVDTVAGSVDACCGMIATMKVKRDAMASASHEGYMAATDLADYLVGQGMPFREAHGVVGRLVADCVAQGLTLQQLTLDELRSYSPLFDQGALEAVKIDQVVAQRTTYGGTAPVAVEHQLQEIQEALASQRQSRIQAS